A single window of Malus sylvestris chromosome 5, drMalSylv7.2, whole genome shotgun sequence DNA harbors:
- the LOC126623702 gene encoding pathogenesis-related leaf protein 4-like, producing MEGLCKNNISLPLLLFCLLGLVSAQDSPDDYVKAHNAARAEVGVVLMEWDEGLAESAKNYANKQATGGCALKHSGTGLGENIAVSPDGDLSAAMAVEGWVREKADYDYSTNACAPGKQCGHYTQVVWRDSGLVGCGKAECADGSSYVVCHYDPAGNSAGEKPY from the coding sequence ATGGAAGGTTTGTGCAAGAACAATATTTCATTACCCTTACTTTTGTTTTGCCTGCTAGGATTAGTTAGCGCACAAGATTCACCCGATGATTATGTGAAAGCCCACAACGCCGCTCGAGCGGAGGTGGGTGTTGTGCTGATGGAGTGGGACGAGGGGCTGGCAGAGAGCGCCAAAAACTATGCAAACAAACAGGCCACCGGCGGCTGTGCACTTAAGCATTCCGGTACAGGTCTTGGTGAAAATATTGCAGTAAGCCCTGACGGTGACTTATCCGCTGCCATGGCTGTGGAAGGATGGGTGAGAGAGAAGGCGGATTATGATTACAGCACCAACGCTTGTGCCCCGGGCAAGCAGTGTGGCCATTACACGCAGGTGGTATGGCGTGACTCAGGTCTCGTAGGGTGTGGCAAAGCGGAGTGTGCCGATGGAAGTTCCTATGTTGTGTGCCACTATGATCCGGCTGGAAATTCTGCTGGAGAGAAACCTTACTAA